The Denticeps clupeoides chromosome 1, fDenClu1.1, whole genome shotgun sequence genome segment CATGCCATCAAGCTCCTCAACAACTATGAGATCCAGGCAGGGAAGTTCATTGGTGTCTGTGTGAGCCTGGATAACTGTCGACTCTTCATTGGCTCCATCCCCAAAGACAAGAAAAGGGAGGAGATTAAAGAGGAAATGATGAAAGTAAGTGTTGAAGTTTGCAaaattaataaaccaaaaattcacaatagaaaaaaatatgttatttaaaCGTTTGCTTGTGTGATACAATGGAAATAATCACTGTTTTATCCCAAATATAACACAACACTTATATCATATTTGTTTCCATCTACTAGCCatttgtaaagtaaagtaaagtgaagtgtttgtcacatcacagcagcagcacagcacacagtgcacacagtgaaatctgtcctctgcatttaacccatcaccctgagtgagcagtgggcagccatgacaggcacccggggagcagtgtgtggggatggtgctttgctcagtggcatctcagtggcaccttggtggattgggattcgaaccggcaaccctctgattatggggccgcttccttaaccactaggccaccactgcccatttgtCTCATTTTGTAAACGTTTTCAGGGaaaataaaatgggattttaaaaatatttttaatatattgagCCTTTATTAGTGTAAAATTGACATTTTCCCTGACAATGTGTGTAatgctcatttttattttacatttatttttacatttttcaaataataggtaaaaatgaatgcaaacagttttgttattgtaattgtattttTCTTAAGCAGTAAAATAGTGCATACTTGGTAAGATTGTGTCAAACatgaaatgaattaattcaattgaggatttaattaattaattcactaCTTCGTTTTCTCACTgtttgacattttaatattgagCACACAATATGATGTGAAATGCAGGTGACTGAGGGAGTGACGGATGTCATCGTGTATGCCAGTCCCACAGACAAGACCAAGAACCGTGGCTTTGCCTTTGTGGAGTATGAATCTCACAGGGCAGCTGCCATGGCACGCAGGAAACTCATACCAGGTACAGCCGAATAAAACCAgccaaatcctttttttaattggtttacTTTTATCATGGAGTTAAACAGCGGATAAATCAGGCCCTCTGAAATGTCTTATTTAATTGTGATTGTTATGATGTTAAATCCCCTAAAGAGGGCACTCTAATGCCAGTTTTTAGCATTGTAATTGGTCATTCACTGACATTTGTCCAatagacattaaaaaaagcaaaaaagtgaTAAGATTGATATAAATGATAACCTTTTCTTAATACTGTGCTTATAGCCAATGTTCCAAAGCTGTAATTGTTGGCTTGATAAAGTTGTCAAGATTCAAGTGTGTTTCTATAGAAATATgggttttgtttaattgttggcTGTTTTCTAAGGTACATTCCAGCTTTGGGGCCAGACTGTCCTGGTGAATTGGGCAGAACCGGAGAAAGATGTGGATGAGGAGACAATGCAGCATATGCGTGTTTTGTATGTCCGCAACCTCATGTCGTACaccactgaggagacactgttTGCTGAGTTCTCAAGCCTCAAGCCCGGCTCTGTGGAGCGTGTGAAGAAAATGACAGATTATGCCTTTGTTTATTTCAATACCCGTGAAGATGCCATGGCTGCATTACATGCCACCAATGGTAAGCTGGTGGATGGCTCTCCCATTGAAGTCACCTTAGCTAAGCCCACAGGTAAAGATGGTGGAAAACGCTTTAGCAACAGAGGCAGCAGCATTTACTGTTGTAATAACAGTCCAGGCAACAGCTTCATCTTCCAAAGTAAGCCAGAGAATCCCGGGTTTGGAATAGGGATCGGTCCACTGAGTAACGGGACAGTCTCTGGACTACCGCTCAGCATGTCCCCTTACCAGGGCAGCTCTTTCACCCAGAATGCTGAGTGCATGTTCCCAATGCACCCTGGAACCACATTGTTTCCAATGACTATTCTGTCACTGAAGCCCAGCCAGATGAGTTCAGCAGTTAGCCTTCTGGAATATTGCTGCCTCAAGAACAACTGGACCTTGCCCGAGTACCTGCTGTACTACACCTTGAGTCAGGAAGGCAAGATGCTGCTTATCTGCAAGGTTGTCATTAACAGCACTCGCAGCTCCTTTATGCCCAACAAACTATGTACCGTACTGGACGATGCCAAGGAGCTTGCGGCCCAGCATGTCCTCTGGAGCCTgggtgagcgagagagaaacaAAACACGCTTACACTGTATTGACTAATTCAGTATATGTTCATGTAGTGTTCTTCTACAGTTCTACAAAAGCTGCACATTATGTAAAGGAGCAAGATGTATGTAAAACAACTAGTATTTCATTGTTCCTTGAAATAGAGTTGGACAGATTTCAGGTGGTATAGTGAACTAGACGTTAAAATTTAGCATTATGCAAAGCAGAATGGGTTCTAAGTGGTTGACAAAGATTCAAGTAGCTTACAAATATCTGAGCCATTTCTTGAACTAAATCTATTTACAcctaacagaaaaaaacactgaaacaatgtACAGTTATTTGGGCTGGGGGAGGATCGGGTACATAATTAGTtctaattaaacatttaaacatgtgGATAGGGTCTTTGCATTGGTTTAGGGTGGATAGGGTCTTTTTTATTGGAAAACTGTATTCTCTGGGTCACAATTTTTTTCTGAGACACATTACAGGCATTATTGTGggacaaaaaagtatttgtgcAAATGGTcctacttaaaaagatgagagaggtctatgtatgtcaggattgcctgcagctgggctccacacctgactccaatcctgacgccccataaatgccggaagtttccgccccttctgggtctctggcattttcgtgaacatcacttgcacgaacttgacctggttttgggtcaaaggtattttgagttctggcaatcgccacacgcctacgggtttgtttacgttcttcatttaagttaaatcgttttcggccaccgcgccagtctttatttgtgtttattgtttatttgttaataaaaaccccgttcccagcatgtcagacctctgcgcttccttcccccgtaagcccgtagtcgtgacagaatgccagagacctccccaaaagcgcagaggtaaaaagcagaggagaagaaacgccgcgaaggacgcagcccggcgcggcgaacgcggacgccaggggagagacgcgccggccgttctggtggagcgttttctccccgagaagccgtggtacgcggcgccgcgtgatgacgtcacccccgggaaactccgcgaaacccggaagcgacaacgtcagcgggtgagtgggcggagcgaggacgttggcgtcagcagcagcgaggaagtgacgtgggcagcgagcggcgaaaatgcgacccccacgatcttcgccatgtcgagccaagaactctgcgctctgctggcaaggctccctgtggactgggacgacacggacgacgacgagagcatgggagacgagagttgggctccgcccatcgcaccagtctgcgatcgtctcaaggtccgtggggacccacgtcacttccaggggggtgagaagcggcaacaacggctccagcccgaatggccagagtactgtccctgggagttgatcgcaccctgggtccaggatgtctgCAGGGttgacgaccctcggagtcacaggtgggaggacacggatgacgaaagcgtcAATGatgtggattttcgttgggcagtcggggccgggatggctccacccagcgcgcgcgtccgagattgtcgcgacatccgtgaagatccacgtgacttccgagggtatgaggtcgacacggaccaacacgaggatgacgccgattgggcagtcggtgccgggatggctccgcccatcgtgcccgtccatgatcgttgcgaggtccgtggaaacccacgtcagtcccagaggtgcgacaacagtgaggaggaggacagcgatgcgggggtaagctggtggaacagggcgacaggaggtcgccagccagcaactgcactgctggaactgcctcacagggaagatgccctcccacctccagtcgccgacccgccttccctctgctcggacgttccccagctgaacggcagcgcatcaccagcgcccccgcatgctggagaagacgtccaccacccaccacccaccacgccacacgcccaccaccatctccagcgacgtgcccagccccgtgtgggacagccaaatggtcccaggacccttcagtggggcagcagacactatcatcactaccatcctcacgtgtctgactggatcagcatggggctggagcacagccctctggcagcagggagagaccgacaggagttttcgggacttccagcagagactgagggcagagtttgatcggtcagagcctgagccagggatcgaactctgcccctccaccacatccagtaccagtcaggatccggggcaagaagaccaagcactggcgggcgacgaaaaggtcgcacctcccgagatcctggctgtgccccctgaggaggtcccagagagcccagagagggagccagacgaccctctcttctatctgtctgtctctgtctgtgtgtgtgtgcgtggcatatgtgtccgtatgtcgcccccacttcccctctttgtgtccaccagatggcgacccagccacggagccgaaccccagggaggaggttcctgacccgaatgtgctggtccaaggcaaggcggacaagccccaaggtacccctaagtccagccggggggggtgctcccccaaagaattttttgggggggtgcagttcgggttggggactcctcctgaggggagggtaggtggggaagcgattgagctgggtcctccggtagccagtgaggagggcgggccaggcatgggcctgcgtctacctccagaggggtggagcgccatagagcccccgggtaggcatgaggacccagctgggacaggcaggaagagggcctgcttgtcccaacggacgcagaaggggctagccggatggtctggcaatgccccccccttggcaccagggccgggcagcgagaggggctgcatagtcccagaaggcaccagcctggggtgcctggaacagtcgccggaggctctgggacaatctccctgcgcggtgcagggggtgacacaagacgtgtcagaggagacgtgtggagacagggcccacacgtacccagatggatcggccctgattattgtgtgcaggtacgagggtccggggccgccacgcctgaccatgcTGGGGAGcgaggccgagggtccggggccgccacgcctgaccacgccagggagccaggccgagggtccggggccgccacgcctgaccacgccggggagccaggccgagggtccggggccgccacgcctgaccacgccggggagccaggccgagggtccggggccgccacgcctgaccacgccggggagccagcccgagggaccggggccaccacgcctgaccacgccggggagccagcccgagggaccggggccgccacgcctgaccacgccggggagccaggccgagggtccggggccgccacgcctgaccacgccggggagccaggccgagggtccggggccgccacgcctgaccacgccggggagccagcccgagggaccggggccgccacgcctgaccacgccggggagccagcccgagggaccggggccgccacgcctgaccacgccggggagccagcccgagggaccggggccgccacgctggggagccagcccgagggaccgggtcctccaaggggaggatacagcagggcaggagccctgtggttgccgccgtccgccccgccgcctccactgatggtactgttggggctccgaggacgtagcccttggaggggggggctctgtcaggattgcctgcagctgggctccacacctgactccaatcctgacgccccataaatgccggaagtttccgccccttctgggtctctggcattttcgtgaacttcacttgcacgaacttgacctggttttgggtcaaaggtattttgagttctggcaatcgccacacgcctacgggtttgtttacgttcttcatttaagttaaatcgttttcagCCACCGCGcctgtctttatttgtgtttattgtttatttgttaataaaaaccccttcccagcatgtcagacctctgcgcttccttcccccgtaagcccgtagtcgtgacaatgtacacttcaactgtgccAGAGAGaatggtttttaaagaaattatatGGTgcataaaataagtatttagcaccaacaaacaagcaagaattctggcctCACAGACCTTCTATCCTTCATTTGCTGTATTAATTGCACCTGAACGGAAAAGGTTACTAATAGTAAAACAGTACGTTGTCATGGATTAAATTCCTGTAGCACTcaaaaggtccccctgcttaaggCAGCAGGGGTCCAGGCCCGTCTAAAGTTCTTGATGGACCATCTAGACCATCTAGATGACCGTCTGAGTTGCATCCCAAAaacaccatacccactgtggaaatggggtggaaacattatgctttgagGCAGACTGATGACCGGctggaaagaatgaatgggcttaaggaaagaatgaatgagcAAGAGATTTTGAGGAAAAAGCTCCTCCTATCAGTGAGAACATTGAAGCTGAAATGTAGCTTGGTCTTAAACACACCGTCTGAGCAACAAAGGAGTTGCAACGTAAAAAGCATAAGAAGGTTCTGGAATGACCTAGCCGGTCTCCAGACCTCAGCCTAATAAAGAATCTGTGCTCAGCAACAGCctcaaaacatcacagctcttgagaagatcagCATGGAAGAACAGGCCAAAATACCAACttcagtgtgtgcaaacctggtaaagacctacaggaaacgtttAAGCTCTGCCATTGCCTACCAAGGTTACATTaaaaagtattgaggtgaacttttgctattgatcaaatacttattttctgcacatttaaataaatacattcttaAAAATCATACACTGTGATTTTGTTACATTCTGCCTCTCACAGTCGAaatgtacctatgatgaaaattacagacctctttttagacaacttgcacaattggatgctgccaaatacttttttgccccaccgCACATTATTCCAGATAATTTATCATGGACAATTGGATAATGTAGCTATTGTGGTAAAGTGTGCTGCTGACATTTTCTGTCAATTAATCTCCAAGTGTAAGCCAATACTAATATTGTGGTCCTGTGTTTTCTCATGGTGTGTATCTATACAGATTTAACTTTGCACAGCACTGGATCCCCCAATTGCCCCTCACCTCTGGACACATCTTCTGCTACAGGCCTACCCTGCTGTACATGCCAGGCTGTAGAGTACCACAACTTCCCCATCATGCCTCTGACTCCACCTCTGGCCTATACCAGGAGTGCTGAACAGCAGCGCATTTTCATGCCCAGCCAGTCTCTATACTTCTCACCTCAGTCGCCCTATGACTTTTTCTGAAAATGAGACTACGGAAGAACTTTGTGGTGTGTTTCACTCTTCAGCACATTCTAATTCCCACTCCATCTAAGAAGTCTGCTTGGCCAAGTGCCCCAGGCATTTAATATCAGTGCCATGTACGTGAGAGGTAGCCCTAAAGTTCACCAATGGCTGACAGTGGCTTTAGGATAACGCTGGACAGCAggtttcagtgaaaatctgaGCAATACTGTTGATACCAGTCAAAATATTTGAGCGGAATTATTTAAATCACATTGTCTGGAATTGGTTAAAGAAAATAACACAAATCTGCATATTACTTTTGGGAACATAAGTAGACAAATAAAGCCATGCTGACACCTCCTCTCACATACAGACAAGATGGTAAGGAGCATTTTAAGAAATTTTAAAACAGGGCCAGCTGACCAAGTGGACTGATTTGATGAATTGGGAAGGAGAATGAGTTGCAGCTCTGCATACCATCGTTCTATAAGTacgtttttacagtttttacagtttaaagtttttaaagttTGCAGTTCTATAATGAGGATACTTTACCTCAAATAACtttcattatttctttgtttttgcaaacaaagatatttattttttgctttaaatgtgattttaattcTAATTACGTTCAAAACAGCATTTCAGATATTTTGTGTCcaaggaaaaacattttttttgtctcatctgcatttcttttttgctACCCTATCCCCATTTGCTAATGGTTTCTGCAGTTTCATGATCAGgttgatttaataaataaaaaagctgtCTAGCAGCTTTTGGATTGATCTTGTAGATGTCTTGTGATTTGTTACCATACTTTGTTAGACACACAGTAAAAGGGGCGGTGTTATAATCTATGGTCTGGCCCATAAATTGCTGATAGATATTTGAACAATTTTTCCAGCCACTCACTACAGCATTAATCAATAGCCTCTCCTATGAACCAAATGAATGCCAAGTTCATTTATCAGAGGCTGGACCTCTTCTTACCCAACAGTGGTCCTTCAGCCTGAAACCAGAGTAATAAAAAGATGGGTGGGACAAGTTCAGCTGTGGCTTGTAACATGTGTGTCAATTAAGCCCTCCTGGAGTAAGATAAATTGTGGTAATTTTTGATGTCAAatttgtggtcatttttaaaaaagcttttaacATTTCTCTGAATGTAGTTTAGAGAAGACGGGAAAATTACATGTGTGTAGTTTGCATGTTAAATGTAGCTTTGcctttaataatgaatgaaatgaaccaTAAATAAGTTTAGTTTATCTGACATTTTATGTCAGTGTTAGAAGCACTGTTTTGTCTGACAGGTTTAGGATAAAGTGTTGTTCATGTGACTAGGAGAGCTGGCAGGGGGGGAATATGTCCCGTTCTGGAGGTTAATGTAGTCCCAGAATGGGTTGCACATTTCTACTCAGTCATGTGCAGCCgtagaaaaacaacatttcaaatAGATACTGGAATTACACTGAGAGCTACTGGCCGCTTATATTGATGCTGCAAGTAAGAAAGACCGGACTGTGTTATATAAAGACTCTTGCTGTGATGGTCATAAATTCTGGGATCTTATGGGTTTGCAGGATATGGGTGGCGGACCTTATATAGAACCTAAATAGACTAGAAAACCGACAAGGTAGGTACCAGATAAGCTAAAAATCtgacaaatctaaaaaaaaatgtttttagtaCTGTAATGGAAAAATTACACAAGGGTTAATTCAACTTTCATTTGGTTAATCATGATGCAGCTCAATCTGTTACCAGTAGAATTGAATTTGAATCAATAAAGCAAGTGAAAATTacattgattattgattataatGTAGTGATTATGTTATGATTTTCTGATTGAAccaaaagtgataaaaaaatcCTATGTTTTTCTCATTGAAAAATCATTTCGCCCCTGCTACAAACCCGTCACAAGAAAATGAGGTGATTTGCGCTGTTGCTTCAGGAGAGCTTCTTAACGCCCACAAGACGTGTGGTCTGCCAGGGTCTGAAGGGCACACAGTAATGGCTTTACATATAGCCCAGGAGATGTAAGATCTGCCTTCAGTGCAGTGTCATCTTGGTGAAGGGGTCTGTAATATGAGGAGAACGGCAGAACCGGCAGGTGATTAGACCCTGCGCTACCAGCCTCCATCCCAGCTGAATGCTTTGAGCACATGACATCTCTAAAGCCCATCAGGGCTGGATTATTTACCTAACAAACAGCCACACAATTTATAGGGATGCATAATTTAGATGGGACATTTAATTATGTGCAGCAATAGATACTGCATACACATCGCTCCTGATTGTGGTAGATAGCAGGGAGGGTTTGATTAAaatagaacaaaataaaaaatacacatagtaatacaaaatgttctttttatttattataaggGGACCGGTTCACCAAATGTCTGAAAAGGATTTCAACCTTTTCAAATAACATCTTATAGGGTGCAAAAAACTTTCATTAACAGATCTTCTTTATTCCAAATGAATGCATGCCCTTTAGTATAGTTGATATCATGAAAATAGACGTGTGTTGTATTATCACTTGTACTGATTAATCTTCATATTAATTAAAGTATGTTTTGACATGGTCTGGCCGAATATCCCACTCTGACTGGACCATACAGGtacaataaaaacatacaaCACACAACTTCTCATGCCTTATGGAAAGCTTTAAAAAAgtcaacattattattttgcatagtATGTGCACTGAACGGCACATCTTACGTATCATATCGTACGTATAAATgattgttaatatttttttgcactctGTCTCCATGATGTGTCGTTTATTCTACAATGAACGATTTATATGTTCGACgtgactttttaaataaaaaggaaaaaaatatatatatatatagttttatatatatagtttataaAGCAGCGTACACAGGATGTCCTAACATGGTAATTGGCCGCCATATTGACGTTATTGACCCGCCGCGCGAGAGAACGTCAGATTGTCGATTAAAATCTCACCGAACCGGAGTCCAGCTGCTTCGCTCAACACAAGTAACGTTGATTTATTTCGTTTCTGAGGCAATAAACCTTCCGCCGCGAGTATCAGTATGTACTCTCATTACTGAGGGCCGGGCATGCTCGTTCATTACAGGTAGAAATTACGGCAGTTGGACTAATGCAGATAACTTGATAACTTGGAATAATTTCCCTAAAAAATGTCATCTGGTTACGCTAGCGGTGGTTAGTGGTTTACAGAAGTCACCCAGTTGACCCCCATCAGTTAGTTAGTTAATTAGCAGCAAAagtctagtgtttttttttagtattattcAGTAAATGGGAAATAATTCGATGTTCTGTCAGTTGACGACAATCACGCCATTTTAGAAGCCGAAAGGGTGCGATTATTGACGGTGTCGCCGTTCTTCGCCCTGCCGAGGCTTTAGGACACACGGTGATGGAGAAGAACGGGCAGGGAGACGACCGAGCGCTGCTGGCCCTCATGGACAAGAGCGGCTACAGCATGATCCAGGTGAACGGCCAGAGGAAGTATGGCGGACCGCCTCCAGGTACCTGGGAACACTCAAACTGGGGGACCATCTGATCCCCACGCGGGGTTAAAGGTTAAGGCGTGGTTAGTCAGTACAAGTTCTACCCCTTCATCAGTAACTCTGTAAAAAAGCCACATATCTGTGCAGGCACGGGGACAGTGAGTGCTTGAGCACCTGCCCCTTTTGTCTTTGATGCCCCAAGTGCcctttttatcagttttttttttttttattattttttaataaattaaataatttattttattaaaataaaactgccgGTAAGTGTAGACAAGGCAGGCATGCTTCTGTGGGACTGGGACATGTGGGTATTTTAACACCCAGGCATTTTCAGTGAGATAGTTTAACCCCgctttattataaaatggctATTCTTTCTCCATTAAGTGTGTGTTGCCTCGTCTCCCCCTCCCCTTTATCTGACCGGATTAGTGTTCCCATCTTCTTGAATCACTAAAATTCCTCATCCCCATGTCTTGCGTAGTTAGCTCAGGCTAAGTTAGATCACACAACTCCAGTACTACTGACACTGCAGTTGCTTATTTGATGCTTTCACCGTACGTTCTACTCGCTAATTGTCATTGCTTTACTAGTGAACAGCTACACAAGCCTCTCTCTTCTCTAGTCTCGTCctgcgagacacacacacacagcctgcttCAGTTCAGCTCTTGTTGCATTCAAGTTCATCACGTAACTTTCACCTGCTGAACGTTTAgatcaaaattaaaaaatatattcactCCAGTCTCCAGTCCAGGGTACTATACGACGTGTTAGCAgatgtaagttttttttaagtcagatTCATCATGTCACTGCCAAGCTTTTAATTCCACTgatgctgaaaagaaaaaggcagacatcctttaggtgaaattactgaaaatctgtttaaattaaaaatatagtaatttgtggtattaaacatttttgtgtaaactgaACCGTAAATAATTCAAGTCATTCAAAGCTTGTTGGTTTGCAGACTTCTGGTTTAGGACGGGTAGCTGCCGGAGGCATCtggttcagagagaaaaaaataaggtTTACCTGTCAGCAATTCAATAAATATAGGTTTGATACAGTGTTTTTTAGTTTCAGTTTGTGAACAAAGTCAATGAatgcatactgtgtgtgtgcaaacacaTGTGTGCATGTCAGGTGTAAGTGATGCTGTCAACAACATTCCCCAGTccccacatttttaaaaaggttgctATACCACTATACTACACATGAGTATCAGGCTATTATGCATGTTGTTAAGTTGTTTTGTGGCAACTGATGAAGAGATatgagctggtgtgtgtgtgtgtgtgtgtgtgtgtgtgtgtgtgtgtgtgtgtgtgaactatgcaacagaacaaaacattacCTGTCATGTTAAGTTCTGAAGTGTGGTTCTTGTGACCATTTTAAGTAAGGTCCAGGTTATATTGTTATATGGTCTTATAAAATCTTGTATGTAATTTTGAGCACCTGCCCCTTCAAGGGTCTCTGCATGTCCCTGCATCTGTGTATCCAGTGTGGATCCACACTTATATCCACAATGGAGCAATGTTGTTAGTCATTAGTCATTACTGTCAACTGAATTTAAATTGTTTTGCTCTAACGACTTCCGGTGGGCATTTCTTTTAGTTGATAATGAAggtattttaaatgaatctcACTATTAAGTGGCTCTTAATTTTGCAAGATATTTTCTGATCTATTAGTATCCCCAAGCTGAAGACATTGTAGTGTGTCAGAGAGCAAAATACGTTTTGTAAATATGTGTTCAGAAGGCACTGACGGCtcatggggtttttttttgggaaggCTGGGAAGGACCCCCGCCGCCACGGGGCTGTGAGGTGTTTGTGGGTAAAATTCCACGCAACATCTACGAGGACACGCTGGTGCCACTGTTCGAGCAGGCCGGCGTCATCTATGAGTTTCGCCTCATGTTGGAGTTCAGCGGTGAGAACCGTGGCTACGCCTTTGTCATGTACACGAGCCGTGAGGATGCCCAGCATGCCATCAAGCTCCTCAACAACTATGAGATCCAGGCAGGGAAGTTCATTGGTGTCTGTGTGAGCCTGGATAACTGTCGACTCTTCATTGGCTCCATCCCCAAAGACAAGAAAAGGGAGGAGATTAAAGAGGAAATGATGAAAGTAAGTGCTGAAGTttgcaaaattaataaaaattcacaatccaaaaaaaatatgttatttaaaCTTTTGCTtctgtgacacaatggaaaTAATCACTGTTTTACCCCAAATATAACACAACACTTATATCATATTTGTTTCCATCTACCAGCCATTTGTGGACGTTTTCAGGGAAAATCAAAACTGTGATGggattttaaaag includes the following:
- the LOC114800389 gene encoding probable RNA-binding protein 46, with translation MEKNGQGDDRALLALMDKSGYSMIQVNGQRKYGGPPPGWEGPPPPRGCEVFVGKIPRNIYEDTLVPLFEQAGVIYEFRLMLEFSGENRGYAFVMYTSREDAQHAIKLLNNYEIQAGKFIGVCVSLDNCRLFIGSIPKDKKREEIKEEMMKVTEGVTDVIVYASPTDKTKNRGFAFVEYESHRAAAMARRKLIPGTFQLWGQTVLVNWAEPEKDVDEETMQHMRVLYVRNLMSYTTEETLFAEFSSLKPGSVERVKKMTDYAFVYFNTREDAMAALHATNGKLVDGSPIEVTLAKPTGKDGGKRFSNRGSSIYCCNNSPGNSFIFQSKPENPGFGIGIGPLSNGTVSGLPLSMSPYQGSSFTQNAECMFPMHPGTTLFPMTILSLKPSQMSSAVSLLEYCCLKNNWTLPEYLLYYTLSQEGKMLLICKVVINSTRSSFMPNKLCTVLDDAKELAAQHVLWSLDLTLHSTGSPNCPSPLDTSSATGLPCCTCQAVEYHNFPIMPLTPPLAYTRSAEQQRIFMPSQSLYFSPQSPYDFF